Proteins co-encoded in one Arthrobacter alpinus genomic window:
- a CDS encoding M3 family metallopeptidase — protein MTEENSPKPFLQASTLECQLPDFAAIDVSHYLPAFEAGFAQQLAQIAAITDDRAAATFENTVLAMERSGAILTRVQNVFFNIASSHGTADVQALEATLAPLLAEHEDTVLLNTALYERMLAVPSADLDAESVRLLDEYRKSFTRAGVALNAASQERLRELNGQLSSLSTEFSQKVTQAGNDAALHVLEVAELHGLSADDLATAAAAARAAGHPDGYLLTLILPTAQPALEVLTNRETRRKLHHASVSRGSGSVDSNVLGLAAATASLRAEKAALLGFASEAERSLEPQTAPSLAAVQAMLSPITSAAVRNARVEEAKLAAVAGHPIEAWDWAFYSEQVRRDEYGVDLAALRPWFELDSVLENGVFYAATQLYGVTFTLRSDLVGYHPEVRIWEVNNADGSTVGLFLGDFFTRETKRGGAWMNSFVEQSFLEGTHAVVVNNLNIPKPPAGEPTLLTFDEVVTCFHEFGHALHGLFSSVRYPRFSGTNVPRDFVEYPSQVNEMWILWPEVLANYAKHYRTGEPLPAGTAEKLEAAALWGQGFATTEYLGATLLDLAWHELSPGAPVDDPRAFEAAALTAAGVDLAAVPPRYRTGYFNHIFAGGYAAGYYSYIWSEVLDADTVAWFKANGGLNRSNGEHFRTTLLRRGFSVDPLQAFRDFAGRDADTAPLLARRGLV, from the coding sequence ATGACCGAGGAAAACTCACCCAAGCCGTTCTTGCAGGCCAGCACGCTGGAGTGCCAGCTGCCGGACTTTGCCGCCATCGACGTGTCGCATTACCTGCCCGCGTTCGAGGCCGGTTTTGCGCAACAGTTGGCACAGATCGCTGCCATTACGGACGACCGCGCCGCGGCAACGTTTGAGAACACCGTGCTGGCTATGGAACGTAGCGGAGCGATTCTGACGCGCGTTCAGAACGTGTTTTTCAACATTGCCAGCTCCCATGGGACAGCTGATGTTCAGGCGTTGGAGGCGACGCTAGCCCCGCTGCTCGCCGAGCATGAGGACACGGTGCTGCTCAATACTGCCTTGTATGAGCGCATGCTCGCCGTACCTTCTGCGGATTTGGACGCCGAATCGGTGCGGTTACTCGATGAGTACCGCAAGTCCTTCACGCGCGCCGGCGTTGCGCTGAATGCGGCATCACAGGAGCGTTTGCGCGAACTCAATGGCCAGCTTTCCTCCCTCAGCACCGAATTTTCACAGAAGGTCACGCAGGCCGGCAACGATGCCGCCCTGCATGTTCTGGAGGTAGCCGAGCTCCACGGGCTCAGCGCCGATGATCTGGCGACGGCGGCTGCCGCAGCCCGCGCAGCCGGTCACCCGGACGGTTACCTGCTGACCCTGATTTTGCCCACGGCACAGCCTGCCCTTGAGGTGCTGACGAACAGGGAGACCCGCCGGAAGCTCCATCACGCGTCGGTGAGCCGGGGCAGTGGTTCGGTGGATTCAAACGTGCTGGGCTTGGCCGCCGCCACGGCATCGCTGCGGGCAGAGAAGGCCGCATTGCTTGGTTTCGCCTCAGAGGCGGAGCGTTCCCTTGAACCGCAGACTGCCCCTTCCTTGGCGGCCGTGCAAGCCATGCTCTCCCCCATCACCTCCGCGGCTGTGCGCAATGCCCGTGTTGAGGAAGCCAAGCTGGCAGCCGTGGCCGGGCACCCCATCGAGGCGTGGGACTGGGCGTTTTACTCCGAGCAGGTTCGGCGGGATGAGTACGGTGTAGATCTTGCAGCGCTGCGTCCCTGGTTTGAGCTTGACTCAGTGCTGGAGAACGGCGTCTTCTATGCAGCCACCCAGCTCTACGGCGTGACTTTTACCCTACGCAGCGATCTCGTCGGGTACCATCCTGAGGTCCGGATTTGGGAAGTCAATAATGCCGACGGCTCCACGGTGGGATTGTTCCTGGGCGACTTCTTTACGCGTGAAACCAAGCGTGGCGGAGCCTGGATGAACTCCTTCGTGGAGCAGTCATTCCTTGAAGGCACCCATGCCGTGGTGGTCAATAACCTCAACATTCCCAAGCCTCCCGCCGGGGAGCCAACATTGTTGACCTTTGACGAGGTGGTGACGTGCTTCCACGAGTTCGGCCACGCCTTGCACGGACTGTTCTCCTCTGTGCGCTACCCAAGGTTCTCCGGCACCAACGTTCCGCGTGACTTTGTGGAATACCCGTCACAGGTGAATGAGATGTGGATTCTGTGGCCAGAGGTGCTTGCCAACTACGCCAAGCATTACCGCACCGGTGAACCGCTGCCTGCGGGGACGGCGGAGAAGCTCGAGGCCGCGGCGCTATGGGGCCAGGGGTTCGCCACCACCGAATACCTGGGCGCTACATTATTGGATTTGGCATGGCATGAGCTCTCCCCGGGCGCCCCCGTGGATGATCCACGGGCTTTCGAGGCCGCAGCTTTGACAGCTGCCGGCGTGGATCTTGCCGCTGTACCGCCGCGCTACCGGACAGGTTACTTCAACCACATCTTCGCGGGCGGTTACGCAGCCGGCTACTACTCCTATATTTGGTCCGAGGTGCTCGACGCCGATACCGTGGCCTGGTT
- the asnB gene encoding asparagine synthase (glutamine-hydrolyzing) translates to MCGIAGYYGYGDDESLLQEMNACMVHRGPDGEGIYTQGNVGLAHRRLSIIDVAHGQEPMFSADGETVLVYNGEVYNYLELRAELEALGRTFSTKSDTEVVLQSYEEWGDAAFDKFNGMFGFAIHDRKNNRLVLARDHFGIKPLYYATAGTAEAPTLLFGSEIKPLLASNKITAKVDERILYRYLQFRIHDDEANTFFAGVQKLMPGEKLVVNTVDTAAGPAGTATISSYTRFKEELAELAKIETPYSQAVIDEYRERFTEGVRLRLQSEVPVGTALSGGLDSSAVVVTINKLMQENAAATDSLGAKQQTFSAIFPNSINDEEKYADAVLARCEGNVISHKILPQPGEFVDDLEDFIRTMEEPIISSGPYAQYQVMREASKHVSVLLDGQGADEMMAGYIPYYFAYLRQLKKNGQNAKLAKELVSSSDILFRLARFRIQSKLSFKKEVGVSALLNKKFTAKYKAEKFSNIPDNLKLRLIDDLFHKSLPAVLRYEDKNTMRFSLEGRVPFLDKEVVKFLFSLDDESIIKGGWNKRILRDATRELLPEMISNRRNKIGFTTPEAEWFGHMKEKIYEIFLSTSFGNRPYWNQDAVIYAFEELLSGKSGGSTMVFWRLINTELWLREFFDVPEVKAGIIGKSDYIPNADKQLDITVPDGAGTFRRYPLRTDVFYKETDFDPEVMKFVKRFFDGLPAAGGDHGAATSDTPWYLFLSEKIVAMTQGRSIPVWDIKVSNAARFFSKFVTRNPGGIGLASPWSMQLAIDEVGLPKIMYASARSVVGKLQGKSGVFYEVVGHNINAIDGAAGYQVGTSTHSVKYAPIDPDGVAARLSALVRATVPAEYAATFAGTAIMDANDLGVVALGHDTALSKTVLENIFRDNPQGQTTETTPMSLVFTQK, encoded by the coding sequence ATGTGCGGAATCGCCGGTTACTACGGTTATGGGGACGATGAATCCCTGTTGCAGGAGATGAATGCCTGCATGGTGCATCGAGGCCCCGATGGTGAGGGCATCTACACGCAGGGCAACGTAGGACTGGCGCATCGACGCCTCTCCATCATTGACGTGGCCCATGGCCAGGAACCCATGTTCAGCGCTGACGGTGAAACCGTACTGGTGTACAACGGCGAGGTTTATAACTACCTTGAGCTGCGTGCCGAGCTGGAGGCGCTGGGACGCACCTTCTCCACGAAGTCGGACACCGAAGTTGTCCTGCAGTCTTACGAAGAGTGGGGAGATGCCGCCTTTGATAAGTTCAACGGCATGTTCGGCTTCGCCATCCATGACCGGAAGAACAACCGTCTGGTGCTGGCCCGGGATCACTTCGGCATCAAGCCGCTGTACTACGCCACTGCCGGCACCGCTGAGGCGCCCACACTGCTGTTCGGCTCGGAGATCAAGCCGCTGCTGGCCTCCAACAAGATCACCGCCAAGGTCGATGAGCGGATCTTGTACCGCTACTTGCAGTTCCGGATCCACGACGACGAAGCCAACACGTTCTTCGCCGGCGTACAGAAGCTCATGCCCGGCGAGAAGCTGGTGGTAAACACCGTGGACACGGCAGCCGGACCGGCCGGAACCGCCACCATCAGCTCGTACACGCGGTTCAAGGAAGAACTGGCCGAACTGGCCAAAATTGAAACCCCGTATTCCCAGGCCGTCATTGACGAATACCGGGAACGCTTCACGGAAGGTGTCCGTCTGCGTCTGCAGTCTGAAGTCCCCGTGGGTACCGCCTTGTCAGGCGGACTGGACTCGTCCGCCGTCGTTGTTACCATCAACAAATTGATGCAGGAGAACGCCGCAGCCACCGATTCCCTCGGAGCCAAGCAGCAGACGTTCTCAGCGATTTTCCCCAACTCCATCAACGACGAGGAAAAGTACGCAGACGCCGTACTGGCCCGTTGTGAAGGCAACGTCATCAGCCACAAGATTCTGCCCCAGCCGGGCGAATTTGTGGATGACCTGGAAGACTTTATCCGCACCATGGAGGAGCCCATCATCTCCTCGGGCCCCTACGCCCAGTACCAGGTGATGCGCGAAGCGTCCAAGCACGTGAGCGTTCTGCTCGATGGCCAGGGTGCCGACGAGATGATGGCCGGCTACATCCCGTACTACTTCGCGTACCTGCGTCAGCTGAAGAAGAACGGTCAGAACGCCAAGCTGGCCAAGGAATTGGTCTCCAGCTCGGACATCTTGTTCCGTCTGGCACGTTTCCGGATCCAGAGCAAGCTCAGCTTCAAGAAGGAAGTTGGCGTTTCGGCGCTGTTGAACAAGAAGTTCACAGCCAAGTACAAGGCTGAGAAGTTCTCCAACATCCCGGATAACTTGAAGCTGCGCCTGATCGATGACCTGTTCCATAAGTCCTTGCCGGCGGTGTTGCGCTACGAGGACAAGAACACCATGCGCTTCTCCCTCGAGGGCCGTGTGCCGTTCCTGGACAAGGAAGTGGTGAAGTTCCTCTTCAGCCTTGATGACGAATCCATCATCAAGGGCGGCTGGAACAAGCGCATCCTGCGTGATGCCACGCGCGAGCTGCTGCCGGAAATGATCAGCAACCGCCGCAACAAGATTGGTTTTACCACCCCGGAAGCGGAGTGGTTTGGGCACATGAAGGAAAAGATCTACGAGATCTTCCTCTCCACCTCCTTCGGCAACCGCCCGTACTGGAACCAGGATGCTGTCATTTACGCGTTCGAGGAGCTCCTCAGCGGCAAGAGCGGCGGTTCCACCATGGTGTTCTGGCGCCTGATCAACACCGAGCTGTGGCTGCGCGAATTCTTTGACGTGCCCGAGGTCAAGGCCGGCATCATTGGTAAGAGCGATTACATTCCCAATGCCGACAAGCAGCTGGACATCACGGTTCCCGATGGTGCCGGCACGTTCCGTCGCTACCCGCTGCGCACCGATGTTTTCTACAAGGAAACAGACTTTGACCCGGAGGTCATGAAGTTCGTCAAGCGCTTCTTTGACGGCCTGCCTGCCGCTGGCGGGGACCATGGCGCCGCCACCTCGGACACCCCGTGGTACCTGTTCCTCTCGGAAAAGATTGTGGCCATGACCCAGGGCCGGTCCATTCCGGTCTGGGACATCAAGGTCAGCAACGCGGCCCGGTTCTTCTCCAAGTTCGTCACCCGCAACCCCGGTGGCATTGGCTTGGCCAGCCCCTGGTCCATGCAGTTGGCCATCGATGAGGTGGGCCTGCCCAAGATCATGTACGCCTCAGCTCGCTCCGTTGTGGGCAAGCTGCAGGGCAAGTCGGGCGTGTTCTATGAAGTGGTAGGCCACAACATCAACGCGATCGACGGCGCAGCCGGCTACCAGGTGGGCACCTCCACTCACTCGGTGAAGTACGCACCGATTGACCCTGACGGCGTTGCAGCCCGCCTGAGCGCCCTGGTCCGCGCCACGGTTCCGGCCGAATATGCGGCAACATTTGCCGGAACTGCCATCATGGACGCCAATGATCTGGGCGTAGTGGCCTTGGGTCACGACACGGCGCTGTCCAAGACGGTTTTGGAGAACATCTTCCGCGACAACCCGCAGGGCCAGACCACGGAGACCACTCCCATGTCCCTCGTGTTCACACAGAAGTAA